A single window of Pseudoalteromonas ulvae UL12 DNA harbors:
- the atpH gene encoding F0F1 ATP synthase subunit delta, whose protein sequence is MSELTTIARPYAKAAFELAVEKGAVESWNEMLFFAGQVASNEQAAAVLAGLPTASEQADVFIKICAEQLNEYGQNLVKVMAENKRLVALPEVATLFAEFKADFDKEIDVNVVSATELTASKQESLVAALEKRFARKVKLNCSVDAAVVGGLIIKAGDTVIDGSIRGKLNRLAVTLQS, encoded by the coding sequence ATGTCTGAATTGACTACTATCGCTCGCCCATACGCTAAAGCGGCTTTTGAACTTGCCGTTGAAAAAGGTGCTGTAGAAAGCTGGAACGAGATGTTGTTTTTTGCTGGCCAAGTTGCCAGCAATGAGCAAGCAGCTGCTGTTCTAGCTGGCTTACCTACTGCTTCTGAACAAGCTGATGTATTCATCAAGATTTGTGCAGAGCAACTCAACGAATATGGCCAAAACCTTGTTAAAGTAATGGCTGAGAACAAACGTTTAGTCGCCTTACCTGAAGTTGCTACATTATTTGCTGAATTTAAAGCAGATTTTGATAAAGAAATTGACGTGAATGTCGTTTCTGCAACGGAATTGACTGCTAGCAAGCAGGAATCATTGGTAGCGGCACTTGAAAAACGTTTCGCACGCAAAGTTAAGCTGAATTGTAGTGTAGACGCTGCAGTTGTTGGAGGTCTTATTATTAAGGCTGGCGACACTGTCATTGATGGCTCTATTCGCGGTAAATTAAACCGCCTAGCCGTAACACTTCAATCGTAA
- the atpE gene encoding F0F1 ATP synthase subunit C yields MEQVLSMPEAIKFIAVALLIGFGAIGTAIGFGNMGGKFLEACARQPELAPSLQVKMFILAGLIDAVAMIGVGIAMVLLFVL; encoded by the coding sequence ATGGAACAAGTATTATCAATGCCTGAAGCAATTAAGTTTATCGCAGTTGCTCTACTTATCGGTTTTGGTGCTATCGGTACTGCAATCGGCTTCGGTAACATGGGTGGTAAATTCCTAGAAGCATGTGCTCGTCAACCTGAATTAGCTCCTTCACTACAGGTTAAGATGTTCATCCTTGCTGGTCTAATCGATGCTGTTGCAATGATTGGTGTTGGTATCGCAATGGTATTGTTGTTCGTACTTTAA
- the atpF gene encoding F0F1 ATP synthase subunit B, which yields MNLNATLIGELIAFTVFVLFCMKYVWPPLNGAIEARQKKIEDGLAASDRAEKDLELAQKKAAEQLKEAKAQAADIIEQAKKRATQIVDEETARGHEERESIIAQGHSEVEAERNRVREDLRKQVSTLAILGAERILEREINEAAHSDIVEKLVAEL from the coding sequence GTGAATTTAAACGCCACTCTTATCGGTGAATTAATTGCGTTTACGGTCTTCGTATTATTCTGTATGAAGTACGTATGGCCACCATTAAACGGTGCAATTGAAGCTCGCCAGAAGAAAATCGAAGATGGTTTAGCTGCCTCTGATAGAGCCGAAAAAGACTTAGAACTTGCGCAAAAGAAAGCTGCAGAACAGCTTAAAGAAGCAAAAGCTCAAGCGGCTGATATCATTGAACAAGCTAAAAAGCGTGCGACGCAAATTGTTGACGAAGAGACTGCTCGTGGTCACGAAGAGCGCGAAAGTATCATTGCTCAAGGTCATTCTGAAGTTGAAGCTGAACGTAACCGTGTAAGAGAAGATTTGCGTAAGCAAGTTTCTACATTGGCTATTTTAGGCGCTGAAAGAATTCTTGAGCGCGAGATTAATGAAGCCGCTCACAGTGACATCGTTGAAAAACTTGTTGCTGAGCTTTAA